A genomic region of Leptospira mtsangambouensis contains the following coding sequences:
- a CDS encoding acyltransferase family protein → MYRKELDGLRAIAIIAVILNHIKQGLCLNGYLGVDMFFVLSGFVITKSLIEREKMDFFPFLKDFWKRRVKRLFPALFAVVTFTIFTTFLFSSHESHHTTMSIETGLSSLIGIGNLYLANMATDYFSTTAELNAFTHTWSLGVEEQFYLLFPLLFWGLLQKGDKKKTFVLVLSILTTLSVLFFLKNFEKHPIKVFYLVHSRFWELSLGSLVFLASNRLEVMNHSFRQTVARLSYFLLPIFLSLLIVLLFDSKYPNLSEKYYNILIVLLTAGILLFLDSNSSVVKLLQWKPITFIGILSYSLYLWHWPIITFFRWTFGIKNHLIPLILILCFCFSYLSYRMIESPLRYSEWRWKWLNKARSLSPTTLSISTAILFIILIRVILYPFYLNGSFYLGTPAKLKSKGVHNLLSPVIYQSETWDPQNCVLANNKDLGKNITSENCSFGKQFKSKQKYLVLGNSYSAAQVYMFQVLPENHSMVTITSSLGSFPAPNLTFANNWEKTNRYYWNEVVPKLTAELKENDGILMVYDLSSVISEEEKMNLFISELSQFVSTFKNKKINVIFQHTIPLMRESNCNPDLAQKQWWHKFQEPPCLYFSKEETLNRRRPFHDKLINLKKEHSNFYVLDLMDVFCPEKECQFVNKKGEFLYRDEYSHPSIEASILAKTSLWQVIQKIN, encoded by the coding sequence AAAGAGAGAAAATGGATTTTTTCCCATTTTTAAAAGACTTTTGGAAAAGAAGAGTCAAACGTTTGTTTCCCGCTTTGTTTGCAGTCGTAACCTTCACAATATTTACTACATTTCTCTTCTCATCTCACGAATCTCACCACACCACAATGAGCATTGAAACAGGACTCAGTTCATTGATTGGAATTGGAAATTTGTACTTAGCCAATATGGCAACAGACTATTTTAGCACCACAGCGGAACTCAATGCCTTCACCCATACATGGTCTCTTGGTGTAGAAGAACAGTTCTATCTTCTGTTTCCTCTTTTGTTTTGGGGACTATTACAAAAAGGAGATAAGAAAAAAACTTTTGTATTGGTTCTAAGTATCTTAACCACACTATCCGTTTTATTTTTTTTAAAGAACTTTGAAAAACACCCTATCAAAGTTTTTTATTTGGTCCACAGTCGGTTTTGGGAATTGAGTTTAGGTTCCCTCGTTTTTTTAGCTTCGAATCGACTGGAGGTGATGAATCATTCATTTCGACAAACAGTCGCTAGATTATCCTATTTTTTACTTCCGATCTTTTTATCCTTACTTATCGTTCTATTATTTGATTCGAAATACCCTAATCTTTCAGAAAAATATTATAATATCCTTATCGTTCTCCTAACGGCAGGTATTCTCTTATTTTTAGATTCAAATAGTTCTGTTGTAAAACTTTTGCAGTGGAAACCCATCACCTTTATTGGTATATTATCTTATTCATTGTATTTGTGGCACTGGCCAATCATTACTTTTTTTCGTTGGACTTTTGGGATCAAAAACCATCTAATTCCTCTTATTCTCATCCTTTGTTTCTGTTTTTCTTATTTATCCTATCGTATGATAGAATCTCCATTAAGATATTCGGAATGGAGATGGAAGTGGCTTAACAAAGCACGTTCTTTATCTCCAACTACCCTTTCCATTTCCACGGCAATTTTATTTATCATCTTAATTCGAGTTATTCTTTATCCATTTTATTTGAATGGATCTTTTTATCTTGGCACACCTGCCAAATTAAAATCTAAAGGTGTGCATAATTTATTAAGTCCAGTCATCTACCAATCTGAAACTTGGGATCCACAAAATTGTGTTTTGGCAAACAACAAAGATTTAGGCAAAAATATCACATCAGAAAATTGTTCCTTTGGGAAACAATTCAAATCCAAACAAAAATATTTAGTGTTAGGAAATTCATATAGTGCTGCACAAGTTTATATGTTCCAAGTGCTCCCAGAAAACCATTCAATGGTAACCATTACTTCTAGTTTAGGAAGTTTTCCTGCGCCAAACTTAACGTTTGCAAACAACTGGGAAAAAACCAATCGATATTACTGGAATGAAGTAGTCCCCAAGTTAACGGCGGAATTGAAAGAAAATGATGGGATTCTGATGGTTTATGATCTATCTAGTGTCATATCCGAAGAAGAAAAAATGAATCTTTTTATAAGTGAACTGAGTCAATTTGTATCAACATTCAAAAACAAAAAAATCAATGTGATCTTTCAACATACAATCCCATTGATGAGAGAATCCAATTGTAATCCCGATTTAGCACAAAAACAATGGTGGCATAAATTTCAAGAACCACCTTGTTTGTATTTTTCTAAAGAAGAAACTTTAAACCGGAGACGGCCATTCCATGACAAATTGATCAATCTAAAAAAGGAACATTCCAATTTTTATGTTCTCGATTTAATGGATGTCTTTTGCCCAGAAAAAGAATGCCAATTCGTAAACAAAAAGGGAGAGTTTTTATACAGAGACGAATATTCCCATCCAAGCATTGAAGCAAGTATTTTAGCAAAAACATCTCTCTGGCAGGTCATTCAAAAAATAAATTAA
- a CDS encoding lysophospholipid acyltransferase family protein — protein sequence MKPKKRTLAYDFLIKLVSLAKGTVFHSIEENFSCVEEHLESPYPTALLCNHVSEADVVSLSMVYPRLSPKIKMIIPAREDILLPGFLQKEFRSKGILKWVFKFIDATKIIPFLLRYIGAVPIKRPFRDNARELIKSGELRDKVDSEWTDLVAHIKKGRNLFMFPEGTYSHDGFLNQVKRGAYYIKSKIDKLHFNSFTLTYDHLSYQKTKLYIKYGKPFEIHKELPADQVVKLVAEKLGKNYTVTLGNLTSFILLKFGKETKIKKHQFIELILKLKKQIESTFPEITIASELKKETIQIQLESIFSKLKTINLIDWEEETIHTKEILYHIPKSIHNLKKSNIVMYHRNQLTAHLQHLEDVWNGIFTNQGATNETT from the coding sequence ATGAAACCCAAAAAACGAACGCTCGCATATGATTTCCTAATCAAATTAGTGAGTTTGGCCAAAGGAACAGTTTTCCATTCCATAGAAGAAAATTTTTCATGCGTAGAAGAACATTTGGAATCACCATACCCTACCGCCTTACTTTGTAATCATGTTTCCGAAGCAGATGTTGTCTCTCTTTCGATGGTTTATCCAAGGTTAAGCCCCAAAATCAAAATGATCATTCCAGCAAGGGAGGATATTTTGTTACCTGGGTTTTTACAAAAGGAATTTCGCTCAAAGGGAATTTTAAAATGGGTTTTTAAGTTTATCGATGCTACCAAAATCATTCCTTTTTTATTACGTTATATTGGGGCAGTTCCCATAAAACGCCCGTTCCGTGACAATGCCAGAGAACTCATCAAATCAGGAGAACTTCGAGACAAAGTAGACAGCGAATGGACAGACCTTGTTGCTCATATCAAAAAAGGAAGAAACTTGTTTATGTTTCCAGAAGGAACCTACAGCCATGACGGTTTTTTAAACCAAGTCAAACGCGGAGCCTACTACATCAAATCCAAAATTGACAAACTTCATTTTAATAGTTTTACGCTCACTTACGACCACCTTTCCTATCAAAAAACAAAGTTATACATAAAATACGGAAAACCTTTTGAAATTCATAAAGAACTTCCAGCTGACCAAGTTGTGAAATTAGTAGCAGAAAAATTGGGGAAAAACTACACAGTAACACTTGGAAACCTAACATCATTTATCTTATTAAAATTTGGAAAAGAAACAAAAATCAAAAAACACCAATTTATAGAACTCATCCTCAAACTCAAAAAACAAATCGAATCAACGTTTCCTGAAATCACAATTGCTTCCGAATTAAAAAAAGAAACAATTCAAATCCAATTGGAATCAATTTTCTCCAAACTAAAAACTATCAATCTCATTGATTGGGAAGAAGAAACCATCCATACCAAAGAGATTCTCTATCATATTCCAAAATCAATACACAATTTAAAAAAATCGAATATAGTCATGTATCATAGAAATCAACTCACAGCCCACCTGCAACATTTAGAAGATGTCTGGAATGGGATTTTTACAAACCAAGGAGCTACAAATGAAACCACTTAA